The genomic stretch CCTCCAGACCCTCCTCGATCAGCGGGAGGGAGCGTTCGGCAATCGCGAGGGGACCGTCCTCCTCGCGGAGCGCCTGGGCGACCTCACCGTGGTGGTCGGCGGGATCGAGTCCCCGCTCGCGACACTCCCGGCGGATGACGTCGCCCATCGTGACGACGGGGATCCCCTTCTCGCGGGCGACGGCGGCGGCCTCGCCCTTCCCGCTGCCCGGCAGGCCGACGGTTCCGATGACTCGCATTCGCCGGCGATAGACGCGGTCAGGGGTTAAGTTTGTCCTTCGGGTGGCCCGAATCCCGATAGCTTTTCAACGCGGCTCGCAAACGAGGGTTCGAGGGCACGTAGCTCAGTCCGGATAGAGCGTCGGACTTCTATCCTCGGTGCGCCAGCGTCGGGGGAAGACATCCGACGGTCGTGGGTTCAAATCCCATCGTGCCCGCTGTTCTGCGAGGAGCGAACGCGACGAGCGAACCGAGATGGGTTTGAAGCAGGGAGCAGCTCTGCTGCGACCGAGGTTCAAATCCCATCGTGCCCGTTCGCTCGCTTCGCTCACTCACGGGCACTCTTGAGTCCCACTCGCTCACTCCGTTCGCTCGTTGGACTCCCATCGTGCCCTTCGAGTGTCTAGCACGAATCGCTGTAACGACCTATCGAAAAAATCCGAATCCTCGTGAGGTCCACACCGTAGGAGGAAACGCGCCAGCGGCGGACTGCTTCGGGTGATTCTCGCTTACCGTTCGGCGGCGTCGATCCACGCTTGCGCCTGCAGTTCGGAGACCTCCGCGGCCCGTGCGACAGCGTCGGTCTGTGCGTCCGCGAGCGCCTCCATGCCGTCGATGCCCGCTTCGTTCAGGCGTTCGGCGTGGGCCTGGTTGAGGTTGCTTATCTCCTCGAACTCCTCGGTGAGCGCCTCGACGCTCTCCTCCATCGCTTCTGTCCCCTGTTCGGTGGCCGTTTCGGCATCCTCCGCGATCTCGATCACGGTCCCCTCCATTCGCTCGCTCGTGTCCGTGAACGACGCCATCGACTGCTCGAGGAACTCCTTCTGGCGCTCGGTCAGCTCCTCGTAGGCTGCGAGCCCCTCCTCGAGGCTCTCCTCGAACGCGTCCCACGTCTCCTCCTGTGCGTCCACGAGCGCGTCGAACTGCTCGTCGACCTCCTCGCGTCGGTCGCCGTCCGCACCGGCCCACATCGCCCCGGTCGAGGCGACCGCCCACTGTCGCGTGACCTCCATCCCCTGGCGCTGCATCGAGCGCTGGGCGGCCACGCCGGTTCGGATCGCCGACTCGGCGAACTGCTGCTGTGTCTCGAGACCCTGTTCGATCGCTTGCTGGCTCTGCTCGAACGTCGTTCGCTGAAGGTCGAACAGCGCTTTCATCGGTGTTGTCGTCATTGGTATCACTTATCTGGGAACTCGGCTGCGTCCGGCGTCGCTTCGTCCCCGTTCCCATCCCATAGGAGGTCCCGGAGACGGATAAGTCCGACCCCTGAATGCCGCTAGATGGTTTTTTCTACCATTCAATGGCAGCGACCGTTCCGTGCGTTTTTGCCCCGGCCGACGAGAGACGGGGTATGGCCGACCCGGAACTCATCGAGGCGCTGCGGGAGGCGAACGCGGTCCAGTACGGCGAGTTCGAGCTTTCCCATGGCGGGACGAGCGACTACTACGTGGACAAGTACCTCTTCGAGACCGACCCGCGATGCCTCTCGCTGATCGCGGCGGCGTTCGCCGAGCGGATCGACGAGCCGAAGCTCGCGGGCGTCGCTCTGGGCGCGGTACCCCTCGTCGCCGTCACCAGCGTCGAGACCGACCTCCCCTACGTCATCGCGCGCAAACGGCAGAAGGAGTACGGCACCGGCAACCTCATCGAGGGAAAGCTGGACGAGGGCGAGGAGGTCGTGGTCATCGAGGACATCGCCACGACCGGACAGAGCGCCGCCGACGCCGTCGAGGCGCTCCGGGAGGCCGGTGCGCACGTCGAGCGCGTGATCGTCGTCGTCGACCGCGAGGAGGGTGCCGACGAACTGCTCGCAGACCACGGCGTCGAGCTCGAGGCGCTGGTGACCGCGAGTGACCTCCTCGACCGGTAGTATCCGTCTCCGTGGTGGTTTCCATCCCGAGCGCTTCCGGGATGTTCAAGTTCGTGTAGGACGCTCTCCTGATATGAACAGAGCAGAGAAGGCGACCCTGCAGCTGCAGGCGGTCTCCGTCCTCGGGATGCTCAAGGAGACCCGTACCTACGACGAGCTCGCCGACCTCACGGGGCTTCCCGCGGGCGATCTCAACCGGTACGTGAACGGCCATGTCCTCCCCGGGGCCGCCCGGGCCCGCGCGGTGATCGACGGTGTCGGCCGCGAGACGCTCGCCGACGAGCTCGAGGCGCGCATCGAGCTCGACGGGGAGGGCTACGTCGACAACTCGGGGATCGTCTTCGACCAGCCCTTCCTCGATCTGGTCGCACCGGTGGCCGCCGAGTCGTTCGGCTTCGAGCGCCCCGACGTGGTGCTGACGGCCGCGACCGACGGGATCACGTTCGCGGCGGCGATGGCGCGGTACTTCGACGCGCGGTGTGCCTACGCGAAGAAGTCCAAGGAGACGGCGATCGAGGAGTTCATCGAGGCACGCGACCGGCTCGACTCGGGGATCGAACTCACCTACTACCTGCCGGCCTCGGCGCTGTCGGCCGGGGAGAGGGTGCTCGTCGTCGACGACCTCATCCGGTCGGGCGAGACCCAGGAGCTGCTCCTGGACATCGCCGACGGGGCCGGCGCCGACGTCGCCGGCGTTTTCGCGCTGATCGCCGCCGGCGACGAGGGGATCGGGCGCGCGGGCGAGCGGACCGACGCCCCGGTGGGCGCCCTCTCCCATCTCGAGTAGTCCCGCCTCGGCGGTCGCCGCCACCCGTGGGCTCTTTTGGCTCCAGGCCCTACGTCGGGTGATGGCATCCATCGAGTTCTACGAACTACAGGGCTGTCCGTTCTGTGCGAAGGTCAGGAACCGCCTCGACGAGCTGGGTCTCGAGTACGAGTCCCACCAGGTCCCGAGCAGCCACGCCGAGCGGACCGAGGTCGAGGAGCTCACGGGACAAACGGAGGTACCGGTACTCGTCGACCCGGACCACGGGGTCGAGGGGATGAACGAGAGCGACGACATCGTCGAATACCTCAACGAGACGTACGCTTAGGCTAGCTCTTCGGGGGGTGTGGTCCGCTCGCGGATCAGCTCCCGGAGCTCCTCGCCGTCGCGCGCGGATTCGGCTTCCTCGCGCTCGACGATCGCGGTGCCCTCCACCTCGTCCTTTGGCGCCTTGTCGACGAAGTAGACCGATCGGGTGAGGGTGACCTTCCCGAGCGAGCCCATGATCCGGGCGCGCTTCTCGGCGGTCTTCGTGAACGCGGAGTTGCCCGTGAGGACGTTCTCCTCCTCGCTGGTGTCCTCGCCGACGGCCTTGAACGGCGCGCGCGTCGTCGGATGCACGTCGAAGCCGGCCCGTGTGAGCACGGCGATGATCCCCTCGTCCTCGGGCTCGACGGCGGGGTCCTCGGGCATGGGATCGGCGTCGCGGACCTCCTCGGCGCCGCCCAGCACGTCGACCGGGCTGGTCAGGGGCTCCCCGAAGAGCTCCTCCAAGTCCATCGCCACCTCGATCGAGGCGTTCATGCCGTCCTCGTACTTCGAGACCGTCCGGCGCGAGACGCCGAGTTCGGAGGCGAGCTGGCCGAGGCTCCAGCCGCGTTTCTCGCGTTCGTCCGCGAGGATGTCGCTGTCGATGCTGACGTAGAGCCCGCCGGGGGCGGCGTAGATCATCGGCGGGACGTTCTCGACGAAGAAGTCCATCGCCGTATCCGGGCTGAACACCGGCACCCCGTGGCGGAAGTAGACGACGCCCGGTTTCAGCTCCTCGTCGCGGGTCCGCAGCCCGATGACGAACGGCGTCGCGTTCAGGTAGGTGCCCAGTCGGCGCATCTCCGCGCCGGTCGCGCCGTCGAACCCGTCGACGTTGCCGAGGATCTTCACGAGGATCAGGTCCTCGCCGCGGCGTGCCGCGACGTCGAAGCTCTTCGGACGGATGGCACACCGGTCGCTCACCACGAAGCCCGCGTCCTCGAGCATCGCAGTCACGTTTCCGACCAGTGCAGACCGAGACATATTCCTATATAAGTCATTCGAACCATATATGTGTTGTGTCGGATACCACCGTCCCGTCCGTCCTTCTCTCCCGGTAGGAAGCATCGGTATTTACCGGGCGCGCGCCGAGCCGAAAGCCGTTAGCCGGGTCGCCGCCAAGCGACGGCGATGACCGTCGTCGGCATCGACGATACCGACTCGCGCACGCGCGGGATGTGTACGACCTATCTCGCGAGCGAGATCGCCGGCGTGCTAGCGGAAACGGGAGCGGACGTCGATCCTCCCCTCCTGATCCGGCTCAACCCCGCCGTCGAACACAAGACCCGCGGCAACGCCGCCCTCGCGGTCCACGCCGACTGCGATCCCGAGGAGGCGTTCGACGCCGCCCGCGAACTGATCGACGACCTCGCGGAGGTGAGGGACTCGAACACCCAGCCCGGGCTCGTCGTCGCACCCAGCGACCCCGAGGAAGTCCCCGGGAAGGTCGCCGAGTTCTCCCGTCGAGCTGTTCGCGAGGAGCTCTCCCTCGACGAGGCGCTCGAGGTCGTAGAGGGGGCGGGCTACTCGCAGGAGGGCTGGGCGGGAGGACGGGGCCGGATCGGTGCGCTCGCGGCGGTCGGTGCGCGGCGGGCGTTCTCCGAGTGGACCCACGAGCTGATCGCCTACCGTGAGCGCGGGCGCTGGGGGACCGAACGGAGGGTTGACCCCGACTCCGTGTTCCGGGCCGCCGAGGCCGAGTACCCCGCCGTCTGGGACACGGTCGACCGCGAAACGGGCGATACGGTCTGTGTGCCCCACACGCCGGGACCGGTCCTCTACGGCATCCGCGGGGACGATCCCGATGCCGTACGGCGAGCCGTAGAACGCATCGAGAGCGAGCCCGTCGCGAGTAGCGCGCTGTTCCTCACGAACCAGGGCACCGACGTCCACCTGCAGGACGGCGAAATCGGATCGGTGGAGGACGGACGGGCCTACCGGCTCGACGGAGTCGTCTCCTCCGCGCCCGAGACCCGACGGGGCGGACACGTCTTCCTCGAGATCGACGACGGGGACGATCGGTTGCGGTGTGCGGCGTTCGAGCCGACGAAACGGTTTCGCGACCGCGTGCGCGCACTGCGGGAGGGCGACCGGATCACCGCCTGCGGCGAGGTCTCGGGGGGAACGCTGAAACTGGAGAAGTTCGCGCTACGCGAGCTGAACCGGATCGAGTACCGGAACCCGCGGTGTCCCGACTGCAGGCGGTCCATGGAGAGCGCCGGGCGCGAGCAGGGCTATCGCTGTCGGGACTGCTCGACGAGCGCGGAGACGAAGGAGACGATCGAGATCGACAGGGATCTCGAACCGGGTTGGTACGAAGTGCCGCCGACCGCGCGGCGGCATATCGCCAAACCCCTCGTTCGGGGCGGGTTCGACGGGCCGGTCCACCCCGAACGATAGGGTGGGCTACCAGTCGCCCGCGGATGCCGGCTCCTCGGGCGTCTCGGGAACCTTCTCGCCCCGAAGCACGAAGTAGGCGGCCGGGACGACGAGGCCCAACGGGAAGAGGAGGAACGACAGGGCGACGCCGATCGCCCACAGCGTTTCGCTGTTCCCGCGATCGGCGGCGTCCTTGTAGACCCAGTAGCCGACGGCGATCCCGATCGCCAGAAACACCAGCGTCGCGACGATCGAGATCAGCCACAGCGTCTCCATGTCGATCGGGAGCTCCTCGGGCGCCTCCGACTGCAACAGCGCCAGCGCGGAAAGCAGCCGGTCCATCTATCTCACCCCGATCGGGGCGTCGGTTCGGCCGTCGGTGCGTCGGTCGGATCGTGTCATCGTGCGAAGACACGTTCCGGGCCGCACCATATATTTCTTACTAGAAAAAGCAGAAATATTATATGTAGCTGCCTACCGACCCGGGAATATTTATTTCGTATCAGTTAATAGCGATAAAACATATGTATTGTCTTCGATAACATCGACTTGATCAAACCTGTGGCTGCAATACGATTAACGGACGTCACGAAACGATACGGCGAGGAGACGGCACTTTCGGAGCTCGACCTCGAGGTACGGGAGGGCGAGATCTACGGCTTCCTGGGCCCCAACGGCGCCGGGAAGTCGACGACGATCAACCTGCTTCTGGACTTCGTCCGCCCCACGTCGGGCGAGGTCAGCGTCTTCGGCCACGACGCCCAGGAGGAGGGCCTCGAGATCCGCCGGCGGACGGGGATCCTTCCCGAGGGCTTCGAACTCTACGACCGCCTCTCGGGCCGGAAACACCTCGAATTCGCCATCGAGTCGAAGGATGCCGACGACGATCCCGACGCGCTGTTCGAGCGGGTCGGGCTCGGCCCCGACGCCGCCGAGAAGAAGGTCGGGGGCTACTCGAAGGGGATGACCCAGCGGCTCGCGCTCGGCGCGGCGATCGCCGGCGAGCCGGACCTGCTCATCCTGGACGAGCCCTCGACCGGGCTCGATCCCGCGGGCGCCCGCGAGATGCGCGAGATCATCCGCGCCGAGCGGGACCGCGGGGCGACGGTGTTCTTCTCCTCGCACATCCTCGAACAGGTCGACGCGGTCTGCGATCGCGTGGGGATCCTCCGGGACGGCGAACTCGTCGCCGAGGACTCCGTCGAGGGGCTCCGCGAGTCGACGACCGACCAGACGACGCTGG from Halalkalicoccus tibetensis encodes the following:
- a CDS encoding helix-hairpin-helix domain-containing protein, which encodes MTTTPMKALFDLQRTTFEQSQQAIEQGLETQQQFAESAIRTGVAAQRSMQRQGMEVTRQWAVASTGAMWAGADGDRREEVDEQFDALVDAQEETWDAFEESLEEGLAAYEELTERQKEFLEQSMASFTDTSERMEGTVIEIAEDAETATEQGTEAMEESVEALTEEFEEISNLNQAHAERLNEAGIDGMEALADAQTDAVARAAEVSELQAQAWIDAAER
- the pyrE gene encoding orotate phosphoribosyltransferase, whose translation is MADPELIEALREANAVQYGEFELSHGGTSDYYVDKYLFETDPRCLSLIAAAFAERIDEPKLAGVALGAVPLVAVTSVETDLPYVIARKRQKEYGTGNLIEGKLDEGEEVVVIEDIATTGQSAADAVEALREAGAHVERVIVVVDREEGADELLADHGVELEALVTASDLLDR
- a CDS encoding phosphoribosyltransferase family protein; its protein translation is MNRAEKATLQLQAVSVLGMLKETRTYDELADLTGLPAGDLNRYVNGHVLPGAARARAVIDGVGRETLADELEARIELDGEGYVDNSGIVFDQPFLDLVAPVAAESFGFERPDVVLTAATDGITFAAAMARYFDARCAYAKKSKETAIEEFIEARDRLDSGIELTYYLPASALSAGERVLVVDDLIRSGETQELLLDIADGAGADVAGVFALIAAGDEGIGRAGERTDAPVGALSHLE
- a CDS encoding glutathione S-transferase N-terminal domain-containing protein yields the protein MASIEFYELQGCPFCAKVRNRLDELGLEYESHQVPSSHAERTEVEELTGQTEVPVLVDPDHGVEGMNESDDIVEYLNETYA
- a CDS encoding transcriptional regulator; translated protein: MSRSALVGNVTAMLEDAGFVVSDRCAIRPKSFDVAARRGEDLILVKILGNVDGFDGATGAEMRRLGTYLNATPFVIGLRTRDEELKPGVVYFRHGVPVFSPDTAMDFFVENVPPMIYAAPGGLYVSIDSDILADEREKRGWSLGQLASELGVSRRTVSKYEDGMNASIEVAMDLEELFGEPLTSPVDVLGGAEEVRDADPMPEDPAVEPEDEGIIAVLTRAGFDVHPTTRAPFKAVGEDTSEEENVLTGNSAFTKTAEKRARIMGSLGKVTLTRSVYFVDKAPKDEVEGTAIVEREEAESARDGEELRELIRERTTPPEELA
- a CDS encoding tRNA(Ile)(2)-agmatinylcytidine synthase, which translates into the protein MTVVGIDDTDSRTRGMCTTYLASEIAGVLAETGADVDPPLLIRLNPAVEHKTRGNAALAVHADCDPEEAFDAARELIDDLAEVRDSNTQPGLVVAPSDPEEVPGKVAEFSRRAVREELSLDEALEVVEGAGYSQEGWAGGRGRIGALAAVGARRAFSEWTHELIAYRERGRWGTERRVDPDSVFRAAEAEYPAVWDTVDRETGDTVCVPHTPGPVLYGIRGDDPDAVRRAVERIESEPVASSALFLTNQGTDVHLQDGEIGSVEDGRAYRLDGVVSSAPETRRGGHVFLEIDDGDDRLRCAAFEPTKRFRDRVRALREGDRITACGEVSGGTLKLEKFALRELNRIEYRNPRCPDCRRSMESAGREQGYRCRDCSTSAETKETIEIDRDLEPGWYEVPPTARRHIAKPLVRGGFDGPVHPER
- a CDS encoding ABC transporter ATP-binding protein, producing the protein MAAIRLTDVTKRYGEETALSELDLEVREGEIYGFLGPNGAGKSTTINLLLDFVRPTSGEVSVFGHDAQEEGLEIRRRTGILPEGFELYDRLSGRKHLEFAIESKDADDDPDALFERVGLGPDAAEKKVGGYSKGMTQRLALGAAIAGEPDLLILDEPSTGLDPAGAREMREIIRAERDRGATVFFSSHILEQVDAVCDRVGILRDGELVAEDSVEGLRESTTDQTTLVVELDRLPDGATERVAALEGVSEVTTRGSVATVTCRDDAKTRVLRAFEDAGATVEDFETEESSLEDLFIDYTTGATA